From a region of the Diabrotica undecimpunctata isolate CICGRU unplaced genomic scaffold, icDiaUnde3 ctg00002868.1, whole genome shotgun sequence genome:
- the LOC140432115 gene encoding transcription elongation factor SPT4-A-like: MSTNIIPDTLQDLRACLVCSLIKTMHQFKKDGCNNCETFLKLKNNMDNIYDCTSSNFKGMVCMMNSKDSWVCKWQRIQQFSPGMYAISVCGRLPRAVLRDMRNRGVSYKNRDTSN, encoded by the coding sequence ATGTCCACTAATATTATTCCTGACACTCTACAAGATCTTAGAGCATGTTTAGTTTGTTCGCTAATAAAAACCATGCACCAATTCAAAAAAGATGGATGCAACAATTGCGAAACTTTTTTGAAGCTGAAGAATAATATGGACAACATATATGATTGTACGAGTTCAAATTTTAAGGGCATGGTCTGTATGATGAATTCTAAGGATAGTTGGGTTTGTAAGTGGCAAAGAATACAGCAGTTCTCTCCGGGTATGTATGCCATTTCAGTCTGTGGACGTCTTCCGAGGGCTGTTTTAAGAGACATGCGAAACCGTGGTGTTTCTTACAAAAACAGGGATACAAGTAATTAg